AAAGAGAACCGGTCTCCATCATCGTCAGAAGGTTCGCGGGGATGTACAGGATGTAGGAAGCGATCACCAATGCCCAGGTACGAGAGAGGCTCCGCTCCTTGCGCAGTGACAGGCGAGCGTGGCAGCGCGGGCACAGGGGGATGGCGGAGAGTTCGCCGCAGTGGGAGACCAGTCCGCATACCTCGCAGGAATAGAAGCCGTAGCGGGCCGCACTATGTCCTCTCGCCATCATCGGGCCCTCTCGCGCCGATTTTCCCGCTCGATGCAGGCCCAGACATCACGGGGGCTGAAAGTGGCGGCAGTAGCGGTGAAAAGTAGAGTCAGGGCTGAAAAAGACCAGAGAGCTACCCCCGGTATGACGCTGAAATCATCCTTCAGCTTTACAACCGACACGAGGACCCCCAGCATAAAAACTTCCACCATCCCCCAGGGCTTGAGTCTTTGCAGGACGCAAAGGATATGGGGGGCACCTTCAGGAACGTGGTGGAAGCGTAACGGCAGCAGCAGGTAGATGATAAAGACAAGTTCAAGACCGGGCACGACAATGGCTGTAATGAAGACGATGCAGGCCATAATGGGTCTGTGTTGATCCCACACAGAAATAACAGCATCAAAAAGAGTAACTATATTGGTGTCACCCCACACGACGACGCCAAGGACCGGGTAGATATTGGCAATGAGGTAGGCGATGGCGGAAGCAATGGAAAGAGCAAGGGAACGGTTAAGGCTATCGGTGGCATTTCTATAGAGGACAGCGCCGCAGCGACTGCAGCGAGCAACGCACCCGGGTGCGAGATCGACCTCGCGCTGAAGAAGATCGCAGTCCGGGCAGGCAAGAAATAGAGGAGTGTCGTTCATCGTGACTATTACTGGTTGTAGTGAATGAGTGTAAATGGATACCGACACTTTATCACAGCAGAGTACCAATGTCCTCAGAGACATTGGCTAGGCGCGCAGTTTGCGCTGCTCGCCGCAGCAAATGCCGGAAACGCTGTCGCTTATTCCGGCCTACAACGTCCACAACGTCCACAACGTCCACAACGTCCACAACGTCCACAACGTCCACAACGTCCACAACGTCCACAACGTCCACAACGTCCACAACGTCCACAACGTCCACAACGTCCACAACGTCCGTCGATCCGCGCCAGCGCAAGCCATGAAGCACCAGACGCAGAAAAGCCCCACCTCTTTCGGGGTGGGGCTTTTCAATTAAATTCCCTGCGGCGACCTACTCTCCCACACAGCTTCCCGTGCAGTACCATCGGCCCAGAGAGGCTTAACTTCCGTGTTCGGGATGGGAACGGGTGTGACCCTCTCGGCATTGCCACAGAGAAACTTTTCGCTTTCGACCTTTCGGCCTCAAGCACTTCGTTTCTCCAATCGCATAGTCTTCTGATCTGTCGGCAGTCGCAGCATATAATCGGGGGGTGGAGGTCCACCCCCCTTCAATAATTTTTTATGGTCAAGCCTCACGGCCGATTAGTACCGGTAAGCTGAGTACATTACTGTACTTACACACCCGGCCTATCAACGTTGTGGTCTACAACGGGCCTTCAGGGGATTGCTCCCGGGGATACCTAATCTTGAAGGAGGCTTCCCGCTTAGATGCTTTCAGCGGTTATCCTTTCCGTACATAGCTACCCAGCGACTGCTCCTGGCGGAACAACTGGCACACCAGAGGTACGTTCAACCCGGTCCTCTCGTACTAAGGTCAACTCTTCTCAAGTATCCTACGCCCACGGTAGATAGGGACCAAACTGTCTCACGACGTTTTAAACCCAGCTCGCGTACCGCTTTAATTGGCGAACAGCCAAACCCTTGGGACCTACTTCAGCCCCAGGATGCGATGAGCCGACATCGAGGTGCCAAACCTCCCCGTCGATGTGAACTCTTGGGGGAGATCAGCCTGTTATCCCCGGCGTACCTTTTATCCGTTGAGCGACGGCCCTTCCATACAGAACCGCCGGATCACTAAGACCTACTTTCGTACCTGCTCGACTTGTGGGTCTCGCAGTCAAGCTCCCTTATGCCTTTACACTCTACGGCTGGTTTCCAATCAGCCTGAGGGAACCTTCGCGCGCCTCCGTTACTCTTT
The DNA window shown above is from Geomonas sp. RF6 and carries:
- a CDS encoding paraquat-inducible protein A is translated as MNDTPLFLACPDCDLLQREVDLAPGCVARCSRCGAVLYRNATDSLNRSLALSIASAIAYLIANIYPVLGVVVWGDTNIVTLFDAVISVWDQHRPIMACIVFITAIVVPGLELVFIIYLLLPLRFHHVPEGAPHILCVLQRLKPWGMVEVFMLGVLVSVVKLKDDFSVIPGVALWSFSALTLLFTATAATFSPRDVWACIERENRRERAR